The following are encoded together in the Fundulus heteroclitus isolate FHET01 chromosome 19, MU-UCD_Fhet_4.1, whole genome shotgun sequence genome:
- the LOC110368501 gene encoding gastrula zinc finger protein XlCGF57.1: protein MDVRRHQSAEQQDAAVGEIFGAYYQKECAHLKENKPQDQLVGIVSTPNVLLHRSDVYQKLLVKEEALEEHSLRADLHDSEAFHMEEKQEESYNHIEGERLSGKEGVDLHEVHQIRVKEEALEEHSLCVDLHDSEVFHMKEKQEESCNHMEGEEFNGAEVVDLHDVHQIQHVKEEAPIRDNLCAHVHDQKPVHIKDKHEELGDELLIGKDNVDLHGKVQPILKSFSCDHCGKTLIGETALKIHMKIHIGKKGFPCDICGICFSNKSNLNRHMIVHTGEKPFFCNLCGKTFAQKFNFSTHMRIHTGEKPFCCDVCGERFTHKSSLNTHKGTHTGEKRFCCEVCGLRFLLKSGLKTHLRIHTEQKPYSCDDCGKMFRRKPNLNSHMATHRGQKPFLCNLCGQTFTKKSNLNTHMRIHTGEKPFCCDICGQKFTHKSTLNTHKGIHTGDKPFCCQFCGQKFLQKTALKTHLRIHTDQKPYSCDHCGKTFRQKPNLNSHMIIHTGEKPFLCNLCGQTFTRKSNINSHMRIHTGEKPFCCDICGQKFTHKCTLNTHKGIHKE, encoded by the exons ATGGATGTGAGAAGACATCAGAGCGCAGAGCAACAGGATGCAGCAGTGGGAGAGATTTTTGGAGCATACTACCAAAAGGAATGTGCTcacttaaaagaaaataaaccacaGGACCAACTAGTGGGAATTGTTTCCACTCCCAACGTTCTGCTCCACAGATCAG ACGTTTACCAGAAACTCCTGGTTAAAGAAGAAGCTCTCGAAGAACACAGTCTTCGTGCTGACCTGCACGATTCAGAGGCCTTCCACATGGAGGAAAAACAAGAGGAATCTTACAACCACATAGAGGGAGAGAGACTCAGTGGGAAAGAAGGTGTAGACTTACACG AAGTTCACCAGATACGTGTTAAAGAAGAAGCCCTCGAAGAACACAGTCTCTGCGTTGACCTGCACGATTCAGAGGTCTTCCACatgaaggaaaaacaagagGAATCCTGCAACCACATGGAAGGAGAGGAATTCAATGGGGCAGAAGTTGTAGACTTACATG ATGTTCACCAGATACAGCATGTTAAAGAGGAAGCTCCCATACGAGACAATCTTTGTGCTCACGTTCATGACCAAAAGCCCgtgcacataaaagacaaacatgaGGAACTGGGAGATGAGTTACTCATTGGAAAGGACAATGTCGACTTACACGGAAAAGTCCAGCCAATCTTGAAGTCATTCAGTTGTGATCATTGTGGAAAAACGTTAATTGGAGAGACAGCTTTAAAGATACATATGAAAATCCATATAGGAAAGAAAGGGTTCCCTTGTGATATTTGTGGAATTTGTTTTAGCaacaaatctaatttaaacagacacatgatagtccacacaggagagaaaccattcTTTTGTAATCTTTGTGGCAAAACATTTGCCCAAAAATTCAATTTTAGCACTcatatgagaatccacacaggagagaagcctttctgctgtgatgtttgtggagaaagatttacacacaagagttctttaaatacacacaaagggacccatacaggagagaaacgTTTCTGTTGTGAAGTTTGTGGACTAAGATTTCTCCTAAAATCCGGTTTAAAAACCCATTTAAGAATCCACACAGAACAGAAGCCATACTCGTGTGATGATTGTGGAAAAATGTTCCGACGCAAACCTAACTTAAACAGTCACATGGCAACACACAGAGGACAGAAGCCATTCTTGTGTAATCTTTGTGGACAAACATTTAccaaaaaatctaatttaaacacacatatgagaatccacacaggagaaaagcctttctgctgtgatatTTGTGGACAAAAATTTACGCACAAGAgtactttaaacacacacaaagggaTCCATACAGGAGATAAACCTTTCTGTTGTCAATTCTGTGGACAGAAATTTCTCCAAAAAACAGCCTTAAAAACCCATTTAAGAATCCATACAGATCAGAAACCATATTCTTGTGATCACTGTGGAAAAACCTTTCGACAAAAACCTAACTTAAACAGTCACATgataatccacacaggagagaaaccatttTTGTGTAATCTTTGTGGTCAAACATTTACCAGAAAATCTAATATAAACTCgcacatgagaattcacacaggagaaaagcctttctgttgtgatatcTGTGGACAGAAATTTACACACAAGTGTAccttaaacacacacaaagggaTCCACaaagaataa
- the adi1 gene encoding 1,2-dihydroxy-3-keto-5-methylthiopentene dioxygenase produces MGLEAWYMDGSDEDQRKPHRLNPHQPVSLDELKKLGVFYWKLNADLYETDPELEKIRKDRGYSYMDIITIQRDSLPNYDEKLKMFYEEHLHLDDEIRYILDGQAYFDVRDKEDRWIRIAMRKGDLITLPAGIYHRFTLDETDFTKAMRLFVGEPVWKAYNRPADDFDIRQKYVASLQGS; encoded by the exons ATGGGTTTAGAAGCCTGGTACATGGACGGCTCTGACGAGGACCAGAGGAAGCCCCACAGGCTGAACCCTCATCAGCCCGTCTCTCTGGACGAGTTGAAGAAACTTGGGGTTTTCTACTGGAAA CTGAACGCTGATCTCTATGAAACAGACCCAGAACTGGAGAAGATCCGAAAAGACCGAGGCTACTCCTACATGGACATAATTACCATTCAAAGGGACAGTCTACCCAACTATGACGAGAAG CTGAAGATGTTCTACGAGGAGCATTTACACTTGGACGATGAAATCCGCTACATCCTGGACGGCCAGGCCTACTTCGATGTCCGGGACAAGGAGGACCGGTGGATCCGAATCGCCATGAGGAAGGGAGACTTGATCACTCTGCCGGCCGGCATATATCACCGCTTCACCCTGGATGAGACG GACTTCACCAAAGCTATGCGGCTGTTTGTCGGGGAGCCGGTGTGGAAGGCCTACAACCGGCCGGCTGATGACTTCGACATCCGGCAGAAATACGTGGCGTCGCTGCAGGGATCCTGA